The genomic stretch CCAGCTCGCTTGCCATAGGCTTCAATTGCTGGGTGTAGTCGGCGTCGTAATCATCCAGACCGTCGCGCACGTTGTAGTTACCGGTAGCCCAGAGCCTGCGCAGGGCGCGACGTCGAAGAGTGGCGCTCACTCCGGGCACCATAAAGGCGCTGAAATCACTGCCTGCAGGCAGGGTGTCCGGGTCGGGCAGCGTGTGGTCCAGGCTGCCGGGGGGCGGTGGCGCGTCGGCAGCTTGCTCCACCGCGGGCGTGGCGTCGTCGTCTGCCTCGGCAGCGAGCGCCTGTGCTTCCAACGGCGGCGCGGCACCTTCCGTGGGTTCGGTGCTCGCCGGCTCGGGATCGTTCTGCTCGATGCCGCGCTTTTTACGCGACCAGCGCTCTAAACGGCTCACTGTGGCTGCTCCTTGGTCGGGGTCTCTTTGCCGCGCCCGGCCCCTTTGCGTTTTTTCTTGCGGGTTTCCACCGGCGCTTCGCCATGACGCGCGAGATAATGCTCTACCCACACTTGAATCGCCATCGGCATCGGTGCCTCCAGCACTTGCTGCTCGCCATCCAGCCAGCCCGCCGCCACATCCTGGCTGGCGGTGATGGCATCGGGCTTCGGGGGCTGCCCGGTAAACCCGGCACGGACGAACAGGCGTGGCGTTGGCGAGGTGAGATTGAATCGGTAGGCCGCTCGCTCGGTCATGTAGAGCTGCAAGTGGAGCACGCACTCCCCTTGATCCCCGGGCACGAGCTCGGCAATGCGCCACTGGGTCAGCGTGAAACTTCGCACCTGCTTGGGCTCCGCCACTAAGGTAACGCTCAGCGCGCGCAGATTATCACTCATGGGTTTCACCACCTTAGACCTTGAACGGGTAGACAAGTAAGCCTTTCGAGCGCCATCATCGTCAACTCAGACTATTTTACTCAACTATTATGATCTTGTGCGCCGTGTGTGCGTCAGCCACGCCGCGTTTTGGTATCAGTGAGGATTGCGGATGCCCGCCCTTCAGTTAAGCCGAGCCCGCTTACCGGCCACGACCACCATTGATGTCATGGATGCCTACGGCGACACCCGCCCTCAGGCCATTGCCGCCGAGCGTGCGCTTACGGTGTACCTCAATAAGCGCGAAATCGTCACTCTGATGACGCTAGGCGACGATCCCGAAGCGCTGGTGGTGGGGTACCTGCGCAATCAGGGGCTATTGAAGAGTGCCGAGGATTTGACCGCCGTCCAGGTGGACTGGGAAGTAGAAGCAGCGGTGATCGTCACTCGCCACCTGCCGGATGACTTGGAAGCGCGCCTTA from Halomonas meridiana encodes the following:
- a CDS encoding DUF3306 domain-containing protein, with amino-acid sequence MSRLERWSRKKRGIEQNDPEPASTEPTEGAAPPLEAQALAAEADDDATPAVEQAADAPPPPGSLDHTLPDPDTLPAGSDFSAFMVPGVSATLRRRALRRLWATGNYNVRDGLDDYDADYTQQLKPMASELAGKLRRWANKAEETLDKLDEAAQNDAERASHDEDEKETGQGSACTSDDSFVQSASLDDQSDYSDHAQGERQKDG
- a CDS encoding DUF3305 domain-containing protein codes for the protein MSDNLRALSVTLVAEPKQVRSFTLTQWRIAELVPGDQGECVLHLQLYMTERAAYRFNLTSPTPRLFVRAGFTGQPPKPDAITASQDVAAGWLDGEQQVLEAPMPMAIQVWVEHYLARHGEAPVETRKKKRKGAGRGKETPTKEQPQ